One window of the Thiovulum sp. ES genome contains the following:
- a CDS encoding addiction module toxin, RelE/StbE family (PFAM: Plasmid stabilisation system protein~TIGRFAM: addiction module toxin, RelE/StbE family), producing the protein MFDFQIAETKTFQKNKKKIDESVLRKIEKIVYPQLRSNPFYGTNIKKLKGEFEKLYRYRVGDYRLFYSIENEKVLVMILDLRHRQNSYS; encoded by the coding sequence TTGTTTGACTTCCAAATTGCTGAAACAAAAACTTTTCAGAAAAACAAGAAAAAGATAGATGAGTCAGTTTTGAGAAAAATTGAGAAAATTGTCTATCCTCAACTCCGTTCAAATCCATTTTACGGCACAAATATTAAAAAGTTAAAAGGGGAATTTGAAAAACTCTATCGATACAGAGTTGGAGATTATCGACTTTTTTACTCAATTGAAAACGAAAAAGTTTTAGTCATGATTCTTGATTTGCGACACAGACAAAATAGTTATAGTTAG
- a CDS encoding organic radical activating enzyme (PFAM: Radical SAM superfamily), whose amino-acid sequence MLNIYNIEKSNFVNGEGDRFVVWVQGCDLGCVGCWNSETWDKNPKNLMSADEVFSQIPQNCDGVTFTGGEPFQQEEALLELAKLVKSRGFHLQVFTGYRLDEIENSPLLKFADVLVSGRYGEEQKIYGDWNFEREIEVDISESGELTITGYPKDKFIKGLK is encoded by the coding sequence ATGTTAAATATCTACAATATCGAAAAATCAAATTTTGTGAATGGAGAGGGAGACCGTTTTGTTGTTTGGGTTCAGGGTTGTGATTTAGGTTGTGTTGGTTGTTGGAACAGCGAAACTTGGGATAAAAACCCGAAAAACCTAATGAGTGCCGATGAGGTCTTTTCTCAAATTCCTCAAAACTGCGACGGTGTAACTTTTACAGGTGGCGAACCTTTTCAGCAGGAAGAGGCACTTTTAGAATTGGCAAAACTTGTAAAAAGTCGAGGTTTTCATTTGCAAGTTTTCACAGGCTACCGACTCGATGAAATTGAGAATTCTCCACTTTTAAAATTTGCTGATGTTCTTGTTTCTGGTCGATACGGTGAAGAGCAGAAAATCTACGGTGATTGGAATTTTGAAAGAGAGATTGAAGTCGATATTTCTGAAAGTGGTGAATTGACAATCACGGGCTATCCAAAAGATAAATTTATAAAAGGACTAAAGTGA
- a CDS encoding Protein of unknown function (DUF2997) (PFAM: Protein of unknown function (DUF2997)) — protein MKEYKIEIEIDENGSIKAETKGMEGTVCVSELDEILEGIGEVSEEKKKPEYYKKQTTKERVKVKR, from the coding sequence GTGAAAGAGTATAAAATCGAAATTGAGATTGATGAAAACGGAAGTATCAAAGCTGAGACAAAAGGCATGGAGGGAACTGTTTGTGTTTCCGAACTTGACGAAATTTTAGAGGGTATCGGTGAAGTTTCTGAAGAGAAGAAGAAACCCGAATACTACAAAAAGCAAACAACAAAAGAGAGAGTTAAAGTCAAAAGATAG